The proteins below come from a single Denticeps clupeoides chromosome 15, fDenClu1.1, whole genome shotgun sequence genomic window:
- the pnpla3 gene encoding patatin-like phospholipase domain containing 3 — translation MLDLDGGWSLSFAGCGFLGVYHIGVASCLVEQAPQLVRGATRIYGASAGALTAAMLASGASIARCCEDVMEVAKEARRRNLGPLHPSFNLVKVMKGGLQRDFPDEAHLLTSDRLHVSLTRVSDGKNVLVSKFSSKDELIQALVCSCFIPVYCGLIPPSFRGVRYVDGGISDNLPQSARNTITVSPFSGESDICPRDNSSSFHELRFTNTSIQMNLGNACRLGRAFFPPEPKIMAEMCQNGYKDALRFLQENNLLRLQGPTAGPALSCAPPTCCCPGNSVEVTESTKEWVLRNLRLLRKQHWWLDEEIVNNLPGPIRKVFCEACREKHSLYAQVSGLLPVRLASYMLLPYTLPVESAYSAAQRFVEWIPEVPADIRWLFGVAGDVYRHTWGGATSDKVGVPMRKCISGPVALDVHGATAQRDPHLPFSAIDLRGYSPDFPDPAQQPPSPQNHSPKQICFFLGSADQEDG, via the exons ATGCTGGACCTGGACGGCGGCTGGAGCCTCTCCTTCGCCGGCTGCGGCTTTCTGGGCGTCTATCACATCGGGGTGGCGAGCTGCCTGGTGGAGCAGGCGCCCCAGCTGGTCCGTGGTGCCACCCGGATCTACGGGGCTTCAGCGGGAGCCCTGACTGCGGCCATGCTGGCCAGCGGAGCCTCCATAG CCAGGTGCTGCGAGGACGTGATGGAGGTGGCGAAGGAAGCCCGGAGACGCAACCTCGGGCCCCTGCACCCCTCGTTCAACCTGGTGAAAGTGATGAAGGGCGGCCTTCAGCGCGACTTCCCAGACGAAGCCCACCTGCTGACCTCGGACCGCCTGCACGTGTCTCTCACCCGCGTCTCTGACGGGAAGAATGTCCTTGTGTCCAAATTCAGTTCTAAGGACGAGCTGATCCAG GCTCTGGTCTGCAGCTGCTTCATTCCGGTGTACTGTGGACTGATTCCCCCGTCGTTCCGCGGGGTG agGTACGTGGACGGGGGCATCAGCGACAACCTGCCGCAGTCGGCCCGGAACACCATCACCGTCTCCCCGTTCTCTGGCGAGAGCGACATCTGTCCCCGGGACAACTCCTCCAGCTTCCACGAACTGCGCTTCACCAACACCAGCATTCAGATGAATCTGGGCAACGCGTGCCGCCTCGGCCGCGCCTTCTTCCCTCCGGAGCCCAAG atcatggCGGAGATGTGTCAGAACGGGTATAAGGATGCTCTGCGCTTCCTCCAGGAAAACA ATTTACTGAGGCTCCAGGGTCCGACTGCTGGCCCCGCCCTCTCTTGTGCGCCGCCCACCTGCTGCTGTCCTGGGAACAGCGTGGAGGTCACTGAGAGCACCAAAGAGTGGGTGCTGCGGAACCTCCGCCTCCTGCGGAAGCAGCACTGGTGGTTGGACGAGGAGATCGTCAACAACCTGCCCGGGCCGATTAGGAAAG TGTTTTGTGAAGCCTGTCGGGAGAAGCACAGTTTATATGCTCAGGTGTCCGGTCTCTTGCCCGTGCGTTTGGCCTCCTACATGCTCCTGCCGTACACGCTGCCCGTGGAATCGGCCTACTCCGCCGCACAGAG GTTTGTGGAATGGATCCCTGAGGTCCCTGCAGACATCCGATGGCTGTTCGGGGTGGCTGGGGATGTGTACCGTCACACATGGGGTGGGGCGACATCAGACAAAGTTGG AGTACCCATGCGGAAGTGCATTAGCGGCCCCGTGGCGCTGGACGTGCATGGCGCCACTGCACAGAGAGATCCTCACCTGCCTTTCTCTGCCATTGACCTCCGTGGTTACAGTCCAGACTTCCCTGACCCCGCCCAGCAGCCACCCAGCCCTCAAAACCACTCCCCCAAACAGATATGCTTCTTCCTGGGCTCTGCGGATCAGGAAGACGGCTAA